The Streptomyces capitiformicae genome contains the following window.
CCTGACGTCCCGTCAGAAGTTTGTGTACGTAACTCTGGTGACCGGTGTCCCACACGATGCGGTCGACGGGTGACTCGAAGACCCGGTGGAGCGCGATGGAGAGTTCCACCACTCCCAGGTTGGGCCCCAGGTGACCACCGGTCCTGGCGACCGCGTGCACCAGGAACTCCCGGATCTCTTCGGCCAGTTCACCGAGTTCCGCCTCTGTCAGCGCCTTCAGGTCGCGCGGTTGCCGGATGCTCTCCAGAATCGTCACGTCGGGCCCCCTCTCGATGCGTGCTCTTCAAGCCCGTGTCGTCAACTCACGGTGACCGCTGGCTCCCCCGACGCGACGCCGTCCTTCTCCATCTGCTCGGCGATCTTCATCGCCTCGTCGATGAGGGTCTCCACGATCTTCGACTCGGGGACGGTCCTGATGACCTCACCCTTCACGAAGATCTGCCCCTTACCGTTGCCGGAGGCGACCCCCAGGTCCGCCTCGCGCGCCTCTCCCGGCCCGTTGACGACGCAGCCCATGACCGCGACCCGCAACGGAACCTCCATGCCCTCAAGACCGGCGGTCACCTCGTCCGCCAGCCGGTACACATCGACCTGGGCCCGCCCGCACGACGGACACGACACGATCTCCAGCCTCCGCTGCCGCAGATTCAGCGACTCGAGGATCTGGATGCCGACCTTGACCTCCTCGGCGGGCGGGGCGCTCAACGAGACCCGGATCGTGTCGCCGATCCCCTCGCTGAGCAGCGCCCCGAAGGCGACGGCGGACTTGATGGTCCCCTGGAAGGCGGGACCGGCCTCGGTCACCCCCAGATGCAGGGGGTAGTCGCACTGAGCCGCCAACTGCCGGTACGCCTCGATCATCACGACCGGGTCGTTGTGCTTGACGGAGATCTTGATGTCCCGGAAGTCGTGCTCCTCGAAGAGCGACGCCTCCCACAGCGCGGACTCCACCAGCGCCTCGGGGGTCGCCTTGCCGTACTTCCGCAGGAGCCGCTTGTCGAGCGAGCCGGCGTTGACCCCGATCCGGATGGGGGTCCCGTGCTCCTTCGCGGCCCGCGCGATCTCCTTGACCTTGTCGTCGAACTGCTTGATGTTCCCGGGGTTCACCCGCACCGCGGCACAGCCGGCCTCGATCGCCGCGAACACGTACTTCGGCTGGAAGTGGATGTCCGCGATCACCGGGATCTGTGACTTGGCGGCGATGGTGGCGAGCGCGTCCGCGTCGTCCTGCGTGGGGCAGGCGACCCGGACGATCTGGCAGCCGGACGCGGTGAGTTCCGCGATCTGCTGCAACGTGGCGCCGACGTCCGACGTGCGGGTCGTCGTCATCGACTGCACGGATACGGGGGCCCCGCCACCGACGGCCACCGGCCCGACCTGG
Protein-coding sequences here:
- the ispG gene encoding flavodoxin-dependent (E)-4-hydroxy-3-methylbut-2-enyl-diphosphate synthase gives rise to the protein MTAVSLGVPAVPARPVAERRLSRLIQVGPVAVGGGAPVSVQSMTTTRTSDVGATLQQIAELTASGCQIVRVACPTQDDADALATIAAKSQIPVIADIHFQPKYVFAAIEAGCAAVRVNPGNIKQFDDKVKEIARAAKEHGTPIRIGVNAGSLDKRLLRKYGKATPEALVESALWEASLFEEHDFRDIKISVKHNDPVVMIEAYRQLAAQCDYPLHLGVTEAGPAFQGTIKSAVAFGALLSEGIGDTIRVSLSAPPAEEVKVGIQILESLNLRQRRLEIVSCPSCGRAQVDVYRLADEVTAGLEGMEVPLRVAVMGCVVNGPGEAREADLGVASGNGKGQIFVKGEVIRTVPESKIVETLIDEAMKIAEQMEKDGVASGEPAVTVS